The Eubalaena glacialis isolate mEubGla1 chromosome 3, mEubGla1.1.hap2.+ XY, whole genome shotgun sequence nucleotide sequence TCATAGTTGGGAGAGAGGGCAGCTGAGTTGACGGGACGTTCTGTCCGGAAAGTCTTCTGGTGTTCAAGGGTTGTGGAGTCAAAGAGCTAGAGAGAGAAGGCAGGGGAGAAATCTGTAAAAGGAGCCTTCTTGGGGGGAAGTCGAGAGCCAGGCTGGAGGGTGGGATCAGCCCCACCAGACCCCTTGCCCGGGCTCACCTTGGCTGTGTTGTCCTTGGATGCAGTGACAAACATGGTCATGTCCCTGGATAACTGGATGTCATTGATCTGCCGGGAGTGCTCCTTAACAGTCACCAATACCTCCCCAGACTGCAAAAGGAAGAAGAGTGAGGCTCTGGCCAACCCGATCCTCACTACCCCACTGCTCAGCCAGGGTTCTGGACTGTTTCTTGTCCCATGAAGGGGAGGGGTCTGGGTTGGACCTGCCTCAGTGTCCCCTGAATCAACATTTACTCCCACTCCCAAGCCCAACCTGGCCCAAGTGTGCAGGTTTCGTAAACACTGCTAGTCTACCTAGGAAAACACACACTTATGGTGACAAATCTACAGACCTATTAATTAATCATCATGTAACAGTAGAGAAGTTTCCGTTTAATccttccaacaaatatttattgaatggctaCTATTtgccaagcattgtgctaagcacttaaCAACACCTAtttcgtttaatcctcacaacaatcctatgaaataggtattttaacagaaattttaaaaggaagaaactaaggttcagagtgGTGGTGTGACTGGAGATCCTAAAACCAGTAAGAGGCAGAATCCGCTCGCATCTCCTTCCCTCGCAGGGTCTTGGTCACAGTTCATGAGGACCACTGCTCGTCCAACCTTTTCTTAGGTCTTTTCAAAAGGCCGTCTCATCTCCTGATTTCCCTTCCCACTAAAAGAACCTGCTAGACTATGTAGTACAGAGTTTTAGAGCCTGCCCTTAAAAGTACCTCtctgtgggagttccctggcagtccagtggttaggattctgcgcttccactgccaagggcccgggttcaatccctgggcagggaactaagatcctgcaagccaagcagcgtggccaaaaacaaacaaaacttctctgtgcctcaatttctccatctagAAAACAAGATTATTAAAAGCCctgaggggggacttccctggtggcccagtggttaagaatccgcctgccaatgcaggggtgacgggttcgagccctagtccgggaagatcccacatgctgcggagcaactaagcttgtgcgccacaactactgagcctgcgctctagagcccgtgagtcacaactaatgagcccacgtgccacaactactgaagcccaagcgcctagagcctctgctccacaacagagagaagccaccgcaatgagaagcccgcgcaccacaacgaagaggagcccccgctctccacagctagaggaagcccgtgcgcagcaacaaagacccgacgcagccaaaaataaataaataaaataaattaatttttaaaaaaagcccccAGGggtaattccctggcggtccagtggttaggactcggcctCTCACTGGCATTCTCACTgcagatccctggtccgggaactaagatcccacaagctgcatggcgtggccaaaaaaaaaaaaaagccctcaggGTCACTGTAAGGATACTGGGACTGGGTCTTACTTGACTTTGAATGACAGGCACCTGGCCTGTGCTCTGTAAACATTTGTTAGATGACTAAAAGGCCTCAAGCATTGGGCCTCAAACAGAGACCCTCAGAAGACTGTCATTTCCTTTCCTGAGTTACTTTCACCTATTCTGAGGGAAGAATGTATTTCTGTCTCCTCCATTAATTTGGACACATGGTAGGGACGTATCTGGCTCTTACATTTCAGGGAACAAGTACCAGCTTTGCAGTCAGGCCTACCTGGGGGCACAGATCAGCTCACTGTTTGCTATCATCAAGCGTTATTTATGTCTTTGCCCTTGGTTCCCATTCCCTTCCTGCAAGTAGGCCTGGTACTTTAGTGGACCACAGTCAGTGCTTGTTGAGTGACTGACTAACCTTTATGGTATTATAGTCCAGTATTCTTCAGAAACCCAGGCACCCACATCTGAAATCTGAGACAGCCTGGACTTTACCCTTTTCCTAACCCTCCATCTCATCAGTCACCTCTGAATGTCTCCTGACTGTCAGGTAGTCCACATCCCCATGACTACTGCCTAGTTTATGCCCATTCTCCAAACTAGCCTGCGAGAGTTTTCTAAAGAGAAAACCTGATCATCCATAACCATTTGAAGATTCCCTCCTGCCTAAGGGAAAATTACAACTCCTTTGTCTCCTGACCCGAAAACTATCTAGTCCTGGTCCACCTTCCCCAGCACCACACTCCAATGATAAGAAACTCTCTTCCTGAAGAATCTGCCTATTCCCTTaactctgtgcctttgcacacgCTGCTCCATTTGTCTGTGGAACGTCCCTCTCTTCCGGCTTGAAGCTCCATTTATTCTTCACAGATTAATGTACATGCCACCTCCTCTGCGACAGAGGGCACTTTCTATACTTGGCTGAGACCTCTGTGGTGGTGAAACTCACAATCTGACCCATGTGCTAGCTGTTTGCCAGTCTGTCTCCCCCGGGGCAGGGCCCATGTCTGATTCACTTCTTTGTCCTCAGAGGCTAGCACGGGGCCTGGCACTCAGTAGTGGCAGGAGAATGCTTAATTGTGATCATTAGTAACACATCCTGAGTAGTCTATGACAAGTTTTTCAAACACCTGATGTCATCTGATCCTTGAAACATCTTACAGATAAATAGGCTCCGTGAAGTTATGTAATACGCCCAAGATCACATAATGAGAAAGGGGTGAAATCTGTATGTGAATCCAGccctcttaaccactgggcttATCCTGCCTCTCATAGAGAATCATTCTGATGGGCTTAGGCCTCACCCACCCCCTTACCTTGGCGCTATACTGGTTGAGCTCTCCGCCCTCGTGGCCTGCAATGATGCACTCGCCAAGAGGTCCCCAAACAGCACTGGTGATCTTGGAGTCGTTGCAAGGGATCTTCATGTAGGGCTCGTTGTTGTCTGTGTGGGGCAGCAGATGTCAGgccctgggctctggagtcaagCCCTTCACCTCAACCCTAGCCCTGAGCCCCAGCACCGGCTCACCAATCTGGCTCGGATCCCGCAGGTCGAAGAAGCTCACGAAGCACTGGTAGCCCATCTGCTTGTCCGTGGAGAACATAATGATGTTGCCCCCGAAGTCAAAGCCACAGGTCCGGACTGCTGAATTGGTGTTGAGTAGGGCCAGCTGCTTCCCTGGAGACAGGCAGAGTGTGGGGTAGTCCTTGCCCACTGCAGGGAGGGCTCTCTCTACACTTGcctattgggacttccctcgtggcacagtggataagactccgcgctcccaatgcagggggcccgggtttgatccctggtcagggaactagatcccacatgcatactgcaactaagagttcatatgccacaactaaggagcccacgtgctgcaactaaggagctggtgcaaccaaataaataaataaatatatattttaaaaaagcaaaacaaacaaacagaaaaatacacttgCCTATCGTCACGTTGCACTGTTTCTCCTGCACTACTGACTCTAGtgccctcccccccttttttcctCACTGCTGTGCTTTGGATCAAGTCTTTTAACTTCTCCCCACAGTCCCTCCTCAGACACCTGGCACTGTGGCATTCACAGTTGACTGCATTCTATCTGTCTCTGCCTCAGAATGCACTCTTCCACAGCAAAGTTCTGCTCTAATTTCTCtgtgtgtccccagtgcccagcaaaGACCTGGGAGAGATCTGGATTaccagtaaatatttactaaatggaGCCGCTTAATAGGCTCCCCTGTCTTCTGTCTGTTCCTCCAGTGCTCCCCACTGCTATCTGGGCTTGCTAAAGCTAAACACGCTCTTCCCTGCTCAGGGACCTCCACGGCATGCCAAATCCTACAGAACAAAGCCATGCTCCTGAGTTTGCATTCAAGGCCTGTTCTGGCCCTAgcctgcctcagcttccccactgCTGTCTATTTCATGCCCCAAGAAGCAGGAACTCCCGCCAGATCAGATGGCTTGGATATGATACTCGCCCTGCTTTCATTCCTGCATGTTCCAGAGCGATGACCTCTTTCTCATCCTTCAAGCCCCAGCTCATATGACATTTACCTTGGGAAACCTTCCCAGGCTGTTCCCACCCCCATTCCAGGCATTCAGTTGCCCCCCTCTGGCCTTCGACAGTGCTCTTTGCTTCCTCTAACATGGCTTATGTCTCACTGTAtgcctcttttctcctctgtcttctttattttcttgtctgTCTCTTTTTCCTAGACTAAGAACCATCTCTGGATTTATCTCTATCTATTTATCACCTTGTTGAGGTGAACAGGTTCTGGGGAAACCTGTAGGTCCTCACTGTTTGCTGTAAAAGTGAAGGATCCAGGCTTACCTGTTTCACAGTCCCAGAGACGACAGCTGTTGTCAGCTGAGCCGGTGAGGACATGCTTGGTGTCCCCTGAAGAAGGTGTTAAGAAGCATGACAGAGTTCACCTGAGCCCTTGTCCTCTTGGAAGGCCAACTGAATCACCTCCCTGTTCAGCACCAGAGAGCCTTCCTTCTTCTCGCATCCTAACCTCCTCATCCAGAACTGGAACTTGTCCTAAATGCTCCCCCAACCAATGAACAGACCAAGGAGGTAGGTAGCATCATTCTCTAGACCCACATGagcatcccaaactcccaactcCAAGTCAGCAGCCTCTCCATTGCTGGCAGACCCTGGGAGCACAGACTCAGAGCAAAGACAAGGATACAGTCAGCGTCCACACACCACACAGCTCCGGTATGGCCCATATAGGTGCCCAGCCTCTCACCATTCACCGAGTACCATACATTGACAATCTGGAGGAGTCAATGACAATATGACAGGATGACAGGCATCTCAGGCAGAGCAATGGCCTCCTATTTTGCCCCAGGAGCCCCCAGCAGCCTCTACCCAGGCCAGATTCTGCCCTCTCCTGCTCATCTCTTGGGAAACAGCAGGTTGCTGGTAAAAAGACCAACTCCTGGATTCTCCTCCTTCCAGCAGGTAAGCAGCAAGGGAGTCAGGAGGCTTGCAAAAAGTCTCCATTTGCCACTATACCGGCCCTTTCCCAGACTCCTAAaccctcagaaaaataaaaggtcaagTCGGATGCCAGCCTAGCAAAACAGCAGCTTTGGTATTCTGTCCAAATGCGAGCAGTTGGTAGTAGGGAAGCCTGGGTTCCCATCCCTGCTCTGCTACTATCTCACTGTATTATCTCAAAATTAGTGCTTCTCccctctgaacttcagttttcccatctgtaaaatggtcacGACAGTAACGCCTTCTTCAAAGGGTAGCTCCAATAAAATACTGTctaaggaatttaaaatataagtgaCTAACATTAATTAGGCACTCACACACACTAAGCTCCTTACTTGAATAATCTCATTAATCTTAAAGACAACCCCAGAAAGAAGCACTATTACTACCCATATTTTGTAAAAAGGGACACTTTAAGTTTATAAAGGTTAAACGACATGCTCAAAGTCACACTGCTAGTGAACGCAGCACTCAGGAGTCAAATCAGGTCTGTTTGGTTTCAGAGCCCTCACTT carries:
- the EIF3I gene encoding eukaryotic translation initiation factor 3 subunit I; its protein translation is MKPILLQGHERSITQIKYNREGDLLFTVAKDPIVNVWYSVNGERLGTYMGHTGAVWCVDADWDTKHVLTGSADNSCRLWDCETGKQLALLNTNSAVRTCGFDFGGNIIMFSTDKQMGYQCFVSFFDLRDPSQIDNNEPYMKIPCNDSKITSAVWGPLGECIIAGHEGGELNQYSAKSGEVLVTVKEHSRQINDIQLSRDMTMFVTASKDNTAKLFDSTTLEHQKTFRTERPVNSAALSPNYDHVVLGGGQEAMDVTTTSTRIGKFEARFFHLAIEEEFGRVKGHFGPINSVAFHPDGKSYSSGGEDGYVRIHYFDPQYFEFEFEA